In Amia ocellicauda isolate fAmiCal2 chromosome 7, fAmiCal2.hap1, whole genome shotgun sequence, the genomic window GCAGGATCGGGCTTCAGCATAACAcacttaaaataacaataatataatgaAGTATGCATGCTTTtacttgtaatttaatttaatgtgtgtAGCGTAAACAGGTCAGTATTTGCTGTCCAAGGTCCTGATTTCAATGGAAACAAacactatgtatgtatgtatgtatttgtttgtttgtttgtttattgcagGTTGACGCAGGTGAAAAGATGAGTGCCAAAACGTGGCTGTCACTGGTAGCGGTGTCCTTCTCCATGCTGATTGGTTTGGCTTGGTGCCAAGATGGGGCGTGTCTCCAAGGTGGGAAACACAAAGCCACGCCCAGTCCGGAGCCATACCTGCAGGAGTGCACCCTCTACTCCGACAGTGAGTCCCGCTGCTTCTCCACCTGAGCAACATCCAAACAGACAACTACACACATAAACCACCTGAGCAACATCCAAACAGGCAACTATACACACAAACCAAGAGCCCTACACCTGGCACAGCAAGAGCAGGGGTGGCCAAGCCTGCTCCAGCAGAGCCACACTGGTTGTTGGTTGAATCCAAACCCTTAACTGCCTAACCAATTGAATTATTACTGGACTTCACTGGCTGTCAGAACTGTCCTGACAAATTACTGCCTGAGCACCCTAGCCTACCACTAACTGCCTGAATGCACCACCTCCAACCCTGATCCTTGAAATTGAACTCCCTGACACCCTAGGCATGGGTGTGTCCAGGGAGAGGTCCGGGGTGGCCACAGCCCCCCTGAAATGAGGCTGGCCCCCCCAGTGGGCCCCCTTATTACGACCGAAGAATGAAGAATAAGTGCGCCGCAGTCAACCGCGGATgtaacactgtcagcacccaacccccccccgTGGCGTTGATGAAATAAGGATGTTCTGGAAACGCCACTGACCCTACGCCCCAGTGCCCAGCTCTCAACCCTTTAGATCTCACAGCCCCGACCCCCTGTGTCCAATCACCAGCTTCCCGTCAGCCACTGCAGTACGTCCGATTCACTTCCCCTTTTCCTGCCGCCATGTTCCGGGTCCTGCTAGCACTGATCTATTTCTGTCTCCCAAAGCCCATAGCATGAACCCAGCCTGTGCGAAACTGACTGGAGCCCTGTCTGACCCAGCTCTGTGCTTCCcctcctgtctctccctctctcccatcaTCAGACGCCTGCTGTTCGGAGCAGGAGGCCCAGGAGATCGCCGCCACGCCCGCCTCCCGGGTCGATGATATCTACTGGGACAGGTGTGGCCCCCTCAGCGCCAGGTCAGTCCAACTGCAGGCTACACAGCTGGGTATTGTCATAAACTGCTTTGTGTACCAACCCATGATGACTTACCCTCTTGTCCCCCGATCCCCATTCTCTCCCGCAGCTGCGAGGGGTTCCTGAAACGAGTGGCTTGTTTCTACCAATGCTCCCCAGACGCTGCCCGCTGGCCTCACCCTCACCGGCCGGCCGCCCTGCAGGGGGTGCCTCTGTGCCAGAGCTTCTGCCAGGACTGGTGAGCCAAACCACGCCGTCACTCCCTCCCCCGTATCTGGGCAGACCTCAGCCACACCGCGGGGCCTGATCTTGGCCTCTAATACACTTCCATAAACTGACAACTGCCCGTCAGAAACACGAGCCCGTAATCGCATTGTGTCGCCTGGTTGGCAGCAGATCATAAGAGACTGCTATTAAAATACACAGTGAATTATGCTTCTTATGGTCTATTAGCTAACATCAACATATACTGAACATAAAGCACACATATGACCCTTTAAATAAAGCCCCTATCAACACCGGTAATTGTAAACCATTCCAGCTGTTAGACTCTGCCACCGCCAGCTGGGTAATGGCTCCAATGTTTGATTACATAACGTTATAACATAACGAACCGGGCGCTTCTGCCAAAGACCTGCACTGAATTGGAGTCTTAATTGAATTGGAggttaatgaaaaaacaaacacaccaacATCACCATTCGCACACTCAGATGTGGAAGGCTATAGAGAAAGCCcggaaaaatacacaaaacagtggagagaaaaaaaaagaaaagctaagacagagggggaaaaacaaTCTCCCGAAATGGAAATCGCTAATGGGGCCGACACAAGCTGAGCTGTCAGAAAGTGTTACATCAATCTGGCAGGCCTGTCATCAACGCTTCTTCCTGGAGCTGCGCTGCTCCTACGACCGCGCTCCTAATGTGAGGAACGTGCTGCACTTACCAATGCCATTGTGTCCGGGCTCTGAGTATTCAACAGTACCCACCAGGCACGCCGCATTGGCACCGATTTAGCAAGAGCTGCAGTTGGCGTCTGTGGTGCATGTAAGGCTTTTATTGCCCCGCCTGTACGACTGACGTGTTTCGTTTTCAGGTTCGAGGCCTGTAGGGAGGACCTGACCTGCGCACGCAACTGGGTGAGCGACTGGGAATGGAGTCCCCAGGGAAACAACTGCACTGGAAAGTGTGTGCCCTACCAGCAGGTAATTCATCATGGTTTCAATCCTACAGCTCCTTATCCGCCCAGTAGGTCCACTCCACCACTGTGTGTGCCTGGAAGGGAGGTTGTGGGATCTGGCTTGAATTGGTCTCCTACTCTCCTTGTGTATTCCGGCGTCCCTATAAGTGGTTTGGTCTTAGGGGTGAGGTCCGGGGTTGAGCTTTGTCTTCAGCAGGGAGTAAGATTAGTCCTTGGCTGCCCTTTTCCTCTCGTCATACTATGGACTGAAACCGTGGTTCGCAGCTTCGAGGTTCTCTCAGGTGAGTCCCGGCTCAGGAAGGATACAGGAGAGCACAAATCATCTCAGTCTCCACCCCTAGAGAAAAAACACTGATCTGATTCTATGACGGCGATCTAGGAGATGAACAGAACACCCCACAGTTTATTTGTTAGTAATTAGTCAAGCAGGCATTAGTCATGCAGTGGTTAGTCATTTAGCGGTCGCTTTTATACAGAGTGACCTACAGGGAATGATGCTTCTTCGGCACAGTCTGTTACAACAGTTATGCTAAGGGGGGGCAACACAAGGAGACGCCAAGCTGAGAGTGAGTTTCCAGAAGTGGCCAGGGCCGGGTACTTGTGCCGATACCCTGGGCAGGAGGTCCCAGTCCCAGCCGGTGTGGGGTGCTGGTCTTATCACGCTATAGCTGATGTCCACCAGCGGAGGACAGGGATGCCAATGGAGGTGAGAGCACGGCTCAGGAGCAGAGACGGAGCGAGGGGGCGTCCGCTCCACAGAGCTGCAGCGTGTTCGTGTGAGGAGAGTCCCGGGGCCGTGCACAGCTGGTGTGGACTGTGAACCAGGCGCTCGGCACACAGTGCCCCTGTCACATCCCATCACTGTCGCACGGAGCGCAGGTGTGTGCATGGAAGCTCGaggcgcagacacacacacatacatacacacacacgcacaatcgATTCACTCAGCCTCATCCAAGACCCGTTGTTCAAGTTCAAGCGCGTTTTGTGACCTTGAATGCTTTTCGGCCTCGTTACTGCCTCGAGGCCCACGGTGCTTCAGCCATTTTCTGCTTCAGTGCACGACTCCGATCTCCTGCTTCCATCTATTCACTGGCTCTGTGTTTTAGCATTAATATCTGCTTTTTATTCGCGGTGTATCAATGTGTTGACATGTCAGGTTCCGTGAGAGTCCAGGTACTCTTGAacacaagaacataagagagtgtccaAGCGAgagaggccattcaccccattgtgctcgtttggtgtccattaataactaagtgatccaaggatcctatccagtctatttttaaatgttcccacattatCAGCTTGGTTTAGTAATGAGAGAGAGTGAAGGATTCACATTGGGAAGAGGCTTGGAGTTTGTTTCATTAATTTGTTTACAAAGATCAGATCAGATCAGTAAAGGATTCACATTGGGAAGAGGCTTGGAGTTTGTTTCATTAATTTGTTTACAACCTTTTTTACAACTCCACAGTTACGCTGAAAACCAtgccttaaataaataaatgtaaacctTCCAAGATTGCCCAATGCTACGCTGACTgacctcctctcctctcctctctctgcttccctctgtttctgtttcagatgTACAAGGACGGCAGGGAGCTGTGTGAATCGATGTGGGAAGACTCCTTCCGCATGGTGGAGGAGGGCGAGCCAACAGAGGAGGCGTCCTGCGGCTGCCTGACCCTCAGCCCCTCTGACCAGGAGGTGGTGGGGGCTCTGCGGGCCCAAGAGGGCAACCCCGACGAGCTGGACACCACCAAGAGCGGGGTGCCCCTGTACCCCGCACCCTGCCGCCGCCCCGTGCGGCCCCCGCAGGCCCGGGGGAGCAAGCGCAACACCCTGCTGCACAAGAGATCCATCTTCGTGGAAGACGTGGAGGGCAGCGGCAGCGGCTTCTAGGGATGTTCCAGGACCGGTCCGGAGTCTCCCCTGCACCTGCCCTGCCTgtacccccgccccccatcccCTCCTCTCCCTGTTGCCCACGCCCTCGGCTTCTGAAGAAACGCCACCTGTTTTGAAGAGCTGGTTGACTAGGGGATCTGTGTGGCATGATCTCATTGTGCGCCTCGTAAAGTAAGCAACCCAAAACTGCTTGCATAAAACACCTTGTGTACTATTTAATGCCACAAATATATGCATacacatctatttataatgCTCACAGGTACATGTCTTGTTTAGTTACACCCTCAAAAAGAAGCAGCACTTTAACTTGAGGTGTTTTGTGCAACCAGGCTTCTCGGCAGCAGCGGTTACTCTGTGAGGATGACGGACCAGTAAAGCCACATGGGCAACCGTAGAATTACTGGACCATTTCAGCCGATATAAGAAGCTGCTAGTGACGCAACAAGGACACCAGAAGGAAGGTTTTGCGTTGGGGGTATTGACAAGGGCATGGTCTCCAGGGGGCTCCCCAAGCTCAGGCACCCACAACATGTCCCACCCCGAGCCAGTCACCTGACCTCCTTGCGCTCCGTCCTTCAGACAAGGCGAGGCAGACCGAAGTCCCGCTGTCAGTGCCCAGGCCGCAGTCGCTGCTGGTGATGTCATAGCTCACCCTCCAAGTCTCCGAGTCTTTCCCAATTccagtgtctgctaaatgacttcGGGTACAGCTCTGCCAGTTTAGGTTCAGCCTTGGCACACCCCTCCCACCCTTCTTGCTAGCTCTGTAATGCACGTGTACTCGTCTACATTTCATAGGGGGAAAACGGCAGTTCCAGGGAGGGAAGCGGCTCCGGGGACATTCCCGTTCATTGTCCCGGTGATGAGAAGTAAGAGCAAAACTTGGATGCAGAGGCGTCGATAAATCCACATCCCTCAGCATAGTAGCTCtcgtgtttctttaaaaacaaaactacataTATATCTCTCATGTATTCTCTCATGTCTGTTATCCTGCCACAACGCTACTTCCTTGTGGACGAATGCTTGGTGATTTGGCTTTTTTTGTGTCTGTTACTGTTAACACACTTCACTTAGATCGCCCTGTGAAGGACATGCGTGTGAAGACTTGAATGCCATTGCAGATTCATACCGGCTCTTAGACAAAGAAGCACAAGAAAAGTCAACCCTGAAAACGACAAGCTTTTGCACAATTTTCTTTTAACtctgaataaaaaacagaactaCACTCGGCCTCAGGTGTCCAGAAAATCTTTTAAACCATTAAACAAATGATCACTTAAGGCATCTAgaagcattatatatatatatatatatatatcagtataaAACACGCCTCGGGTCATTTTTCAAGCTATAGCATAGACTGTCAAGCAGGTTTAGTAGTAAAGTCAATCTGTATTTAAAACCCCGCAACAACCTTAGAACACATGAAGACAAATCGACAGCCAACACGTGTCCCGTTGCACACGTCTGAAAGCTCGTGTGTCGGACCGCTTCAGCTGTTGTGTGGTCGATGTGTGTCACCTTCACTTCAAAGTGTACTGTATTGCGTTTCTTTTCTGAGCGCTGAATAAAGATTGGGTTTTAATTGTCTCTTTGAACAGCGTGGAGGTTTCTTTCTCATTTCCCTTTTCTCCTCAGTGGCTTACCTGGAGGCGTGTTTATCTTCAAAGGCCAGATCTGTCCTCCACAGCCGACACGCCAGCGGGGAGCGCATCAATCGTTCCATTTAGCAaccttttaattgtatttcttatAAAGGAAACAGTGCACCGGGTCAAACAGTGGCGCCTCAATGGCAAACAACAGCAATCAGTTCAGCGTACAGTACACTTGCAGGCCCTGATTTCTTGGCTTGCGCTGCCACGTGATTGCACTAACAGGCCCACAGCAACAGTGATCCATTCAACACGTTCAGGACCGAGGTGTAGAGCATGAGGAACTCAATGACACGCAACGGGCAGGGTGACCAGCAGTGACCATCGTTCCTGTCCATGCAGTGCTACACAACACACATACTCTATAAACTGCTGTAAGAgttatacacaacacacactgaatTGTCATGATTGAACAAGTAGCGTTGCACTAAAATGCTGTTGTAATATATCGTTGATTTATCTACAGATTATAAATATAGCAACACAGTGGAAACAATAGCTTAGGCAGGCTGAATCATCATGGATGTGATTAATAAAAGGCTGTGCTGGTCAAGGACTGACTCATGTAAAGAGTAGAGCTTCAAACGAACATTAACCTGTTGAATGTCATGTAAAAATACAGATTTCCGCCTTATTAGACACATCCAAAAGACATTATTTATCATGAGAGGGCCGTACATAATAACCATCATGCTGCATActataataatgaatattaaaatattaaaactgtTAGAACACAAGCTCAATTGCCTAGTAAAAATATGatggaaatatgaaatatatatgatatataaatGTTGAGGAATGGGGTTTGAAATGACTGATATGGCTGGCATGTATTAATCAATAAACTGTCTGGCATCATCTACTGGTACAGTTAGTTAACCTAGTTTGCTACCAGGGATATTAAAATCCGTTTTAATTAgtacatgttttaaaatgaaagcttAAACGTTCAAACTGTCATGCAACATGCTTCATCGAAATGTGTGTAAAAAATGACAAGGTCATGTAAACCCCGAGGGTCATTTAATCTGGTGCTTGAGCATATTGTTTTGAgtcaaaacacacatgtaaaatcCGCCATTGATCATGCTTAATATACGACCATTTCTATATGTTGCAGCAGTGCTAGATAAACAGTTTGCCAGCTTGTATTAACGTTGGTCTGCATTTTCAAAACGTAGAACTTCAAACAAGACCTGAGAAAAACCAAACATTTCACCTGTCAACTCACGgatataaaacaaacagaaacatataTGTGTCAATATAGCCTACTCCATTTCAAAAGAATGTTTGGTTTTGGAATAATATTGCTGTTACTGCAAAAAACAGCAGATGTGTCGTGGGGGGGACAGGTTCAGGTTCAGGctcagacaggcagacagagtaAGTTTGGGATCTAAATTTGAATAAGTGAGTGACATGCAGACAGAGTCAAGGAAGGCAAACCTGCACTGTAGAACAACTGAACCCACCGCCGAGCAGTCGGGCATCGCACTGcaggtctgcgcggctccaccaatgggatcgctgggattctgcagatctgcgcagaagcGAAAACGATTAGGCCATAGGGGTCAAGGATGACATTTTTAGAGTCTTTGGGTTGCTTATTTGTTTTGAGGGTGCCCTCTTTTAAGTGAAGATAatggaagacaaaaataaaaatacacccaGAGCTGCACTTTGTGAGGGGCAGGGGCCATCGCCGACCCCAGGCTTGTTAAAGGGCAGGTCGCCTTGATCGTAAAACCCTGAGCCACGGGTGACGCATGTTTCACTGTAATATGAGCAGTTTCACCACAGCTGATGTTCTTGTGACTTGAGAACTGTTGTTCTGGACAAAAGATGCATGGTACATTTGCATTGCGGTCTTGATGCAAATTAAAGGTTCAAAAGCGCTTTAAATGCTAAATGCTTTGATGTATTTTATCTGTTGATATATTTCTATGGTTGGTTTGCTGGTTCCTTAAATGCTTGTTTAACTTGTGCCAGTCACTGTCTTACCTAATTTTAAGTCATATTTGTGttcattatgttttttctttcatctATTTAGTGTTGGGACTCAATACTATTAATTCAGAATGGACTGGCTGCTGTGTGTATTTCCTGACAGGGTAAAAGTCATTCCACCAAACTGGTACGATTTGGTCTTTATTTtggtaaaatatatagttttttctCCTGAACACACCACAACAGACTAGTGTAACGGGCTTGAAGAGACGCAGGACGTCCTCTAATTCACTCAGATGTTCTGTAAACATTGTATCTCTTATATAACCATGTAATGAGGGATCAATTTGAATTTTATTAACCTAACTACAGTAAAAActaagcaaaaacaaacaagactgATAAAAGGCTTtctgaaaaaatacattcttggcaaaagaggacaaataaATGCTTACATCAAAGGAAAATGTATGCAttatttggatttgtttttagttttattctaaGTACAAATTCAATGAAGCCCACAGAGGACATGACAAAATACTAGGTGTCAGTTAAAAACAAGatacttttttatatttaaggttaaattaatgtaatatttcttaCACCTCATTACAGGGGACAGAtcactttatataaaaaatcCTTTTTAAATGAGATTTTGGTGGCCCGATACTTAAAATATACTTGAAAAGATCAGAGGGACTCAAATTCTACCAGTTTCATGGAATGACCAGAGACCCAGAATGCTGGAACACtggaaaaaattacaaaaacgtccaaaagagagagatgagtattctgggctttcagcaacttgtttaaattgaaaatattgaaatgcatttaaattgacTGTATGAAtaatgtatacactcacctaaaggattattaggaacaccatactaatactgtgtttgaccccctttcgccatcagaggatgggtacatggtggtcataaagggatggacatggtcagaaacaatgctcaggtaggccgtggcatttaaacgatgcccaattggcactaaggggcctaaagcgtgccaagaaaacatcccccacaccattacaccaccaccaccagcctgcacagtggtaacaaggcatgatggatccatgttctcattctgtttacgccaaattctgactctaccatctgaatgtctcaacagaaatcgagactcatcagaccaggcaacatttttccagtcttcaactgtccaattttggtgaacttgtgcaaattgtagcctctttttcctatttgtagtggagatgagtggtacccggtcgggtcttctgctgttgtagcccatctgcctcaaggttgtacgtgttgtggcttcacaaatgctttgctgcatacctcggttgtaacgagtggttatttcagtcaaagttgctcttctatcagcttgaatcagtcggcccattctcctctgacctctagcatcaacaaggcattttcgcccacaggactgccgcatactggatgtttttcccttttcacaccattctttgtaaaccctagaaatggttgtgcgtgaaaatcccagtaactgagcagattgtgaaatactcagagcggcccgtctggcaccaacaaccatgccacgctcaaaattgcttaaatcacctttctttcccattcagacattcagtttggagttcaggagattgtcttgaccaggaccacacccctaaatgcattgaagcaactgccatgtgattggttggttagataattgcattaatgagaaattgaacaggtgttcctaataatcctttaggtgagtgtacacatcttctacattttaaattgaacaGAATCTGTAAAAGTAATAGCAGTACTAAGTTAGTGCTACAATGGTTTCACCCAAACTGTTTCCTTTTGCACTATTAAGGAGAGCTTAGTTTTCCTAGGCTTGCTTGGTGTTTAAAAGTCCCCAGAATCATTTTAGGTCCTATTGATGTTAGAAAGGGTTCAATTTTAAACCTACTAGTGTTATGCTGGGGAGCAATTTGTGGAACTGGGAGCCAAACCGGTGTCCCCATGCCACACTTGTGTGTCTTGAATTGCATGGCGAGCGTTCGGAGGCGTTCGCCCGTGGCGAGAACAGCACAGATAGAAGTTTCTGTTGGAGGAAGTCTGTACAGAGCGCCATGCCCTCTAATTATACAGATTTGTAGTAACATTTGTTCTTTACAACTGTAGACTTGATATCAGAGTTTACAGATGGTCTCTGCTTGCAGGAACCTGTGAGACGTGGCAAAGAAAAACATGATTGCCTTCCAGTCTTCAGCGCCACGAGGAAACCAATTCCAGGACCCGTTTCGGGAGTTCATCGGGAGGATCCACAGAGCGGGAGGTGCAGGAGGAGAGCGTCCGTGCCTGGGAGCTGTACTTGAACAGTAAGGATCTGTGTTGCACGAATAATAGAATACAGATTTAGTTTTGTTCCCGAGATGTGACGCGTTCCAGAGTCTGCACATATACAAGCCATCAACATACGATTTTATATATGATCTGGTTTCATTATATCGGATTTGGCTGAGCAGCAAACTTTGCTATTGGtaatcttttctttctgtgattCAGAGGAATTCCTGTATTTTGACTTTAAATATTTGCCATGAAATTGGGTCATGTTTTCCTTTAACCATGATTACTCTACATGTGTATAAATAATAACGCTGAGGATGTACACTGTGTGAGTCATAGTTTATATTAATACTCCTTTGCCTGCAACAGATGAGAAAATGACGTGACATTTGAAGACCTGTTGATGTTCATAACCGGCGCTGATGCCAGACCTCCTCTGGGATTTCCAAGCAAACCTTAAGTGAGGTTCAACGCCACAGGCCTCCAGATGCCTCATGGGACAATCCTCCCCAAGAGGTGCAGAGGAAAAACATGACCTAAAGGACTTGAGAAGAGTTCCCAGCACAAGGAGGCGTCTTTGAGTGCGATTGTCTTTTAATGATCGACTCTCTGCCAGCAGCTGAAGCCGGGTTCTTCACATGGTCATGTTACGCGGTCGGGTCTGTGAAAACAGCTGCAGGTCCCTCTCAGTCTTTAACTtcccttttttccctttttgtattcCACACAAACCTTCCCATTTGCGTTTCAGTTGCTCCGGCTGATGTTCTTCACTTCTGATGTTGCTCTGATTTCTCTCTTCCAATGTGTTGCTGTTCTGGTGTTCCTCGCCCAACGCCAGCTCTAAAACCACTCTGTCACATAGTCGAAGTCTCTGAAGATATCCCGCTCCTCCGCGGAGAGGTCCCTACCCTCGGGGGGCGGAATGGGCGTGGGGGGCTGCTCATGTGCACAGGGCCTCGTGACCTCGTGGCCTCACTAGAACCAAAATTAAGCCATACCTGTCAAAATCTTCACTGGCTATGTATTCTCCTTTCTTCAGCACTTTGACTGCAAACCTTTCACAGGGGTTTCTGGCCTCTGCAAACCTGTCAAAGCAAGACCGATTTAAAGATGGGAAAACTGGCGTTGAGCAGATATCTCTTCTCCACTTTCTCGATTGGATTGCTGATCGTTTGGTGCTTCTCCACATGATAACCACTATGACTCGGGTCACTGGGATGAACCTTTCCACAAGTCCCCTGCCCAGCACAGCAACACATTCAAAGTCATTGAAGCCACCCGGAAATTGACGCTGATCCCTGAAGCAGAGAGCGTGGTGGGGAGTGAGttaatcaataattaaattcaGCCTTTGTAAAAATAGTAAAAATTCACTGAAATAATCCACTGAGTTAGTATGTTGTTGTTCCTGACATGTTGCGTTATCATAAATTGACATCCTGAAACTGCTTTAAAATCATAGGAACTTCTTGAATGGATCTTCTCGACGGGCTCTGACCAAATCCTCGAGCTGTACTGCACTCCGTTCGCTCTCTTATGGACAGAAATCGAAGTGCAGATTTATTTTCCGATGCACCAGGGTCAGAAAGGGTCAGAATGGAGTTGAAACTGTTCAAAAGTACCTGATCTCTGTCGTTCAGGAAGTCAGAAGCCAATCCATCCTGCAAATTGGGCACTTGCGTGTTCAAAGCAACAATAACAGAAGTGTGGCCCAACAACCGTTGTGTTCCCTGGGGTTATTAGTTCTCTGTTCTCCATCTGCTACAGC contains:
- the rtbdn gene encoding retbindin produces the protein MSAKTWLSLVAVSFSMLIGLAWCQDGACLQGGKHKATPSPEPYLQECTLYSDNACCSEQEAQEIAATPASRVDDIYWDRCGPLSASCEGFLKRVACFYQCSPDAARWPHPHRPAALQGVPLCQSFCQDWFEACREDLTCARNWVSDWEWSPQGNNCTGKCVPYQQMYKDGRELCESMWEDSFRMVEEGEPTEEASCGCLTLSPSDQEVVGALRAQEGNPDELDTTKSGVPLYPAPCRRPVRPPQARGSKRNTLLHKRSIFVEDVEGSGSGF